The Betta splendens chromosome 24, fBetSpl5.4, whole genome shotgun sequence DNA window CTGTAGATGCTCTTCGCTGCACATCTTATAGTATTTCCCTCTGTACTCAGCTGCATGAGCTAAGGATGGAATGTCTGAGGAGTCCATAAGGTGCTGATGAAGAGCCAGGCAGACGGGACAATAATGACCGAACTCTCCGAGTCGAACCTGCAGCTCCTTTGGCGTGATGCACAGTCTGTTGATGCAGGCTGCTTGCtctgcaaaataaaatacacaatggCACTTCATGCCCTCACAGAGTTGATCTTTCTTTGACAGTTTGCAGTACTTACTCTTTCCTATCCCCTCCAGGTAAGCGTGGATATATTTCATGCTGACGCTGACCTCCTTTAAAATGCTGTTCCACAGCCACCATTTGCACTTTAGGCCGTCGAGAAGAATCCAGTTCTGATATTGCTGCTGGAAGTGTGTCCTCACATGCTCGGCCTCCTCCTTGTAGCACGAGTTCCGAAGGTGCAGGATCTCAGAGCTGTCGTGCATCACGTGAAGCCTGCGAGGGCAGAGTGTGaaacgggagggggggggttctcaGATTTATAGTGTGAACAAACCTAGAAATTTTTGGATTCATGGTTTTGATTGACAGTTCTCTGACTTGTTGGGATTCATCTTGTCCACTAGACCCCTTTTCAGCACCTCAACTGtgtcaagctccagctccactacTATCATGGGGATGATGCTCAGAGCGCCCATCATCTGTGCCTGCTTTAGTGTCATTGGAAAGCCATCGAGCACATATCTGGAACAGAGAGCGCAGCACGGTAAAGCTTGTTGGGAGTCCAGTCAAATTTCAGCCTAGCAGCCCGTCTCACCCTTtggtgctgcaggtggagctcaTGATGGCCACCTCCAAACACCGAAGGGCCATCTCGTCAGGCAGAAGCAGGCCCTGGGCCAGATGCCCTTTGACCTGTGCGACCAGATGGGTGCGCTCACGGGTGTTAAGCACCGTACGCACCGCCCTGCCGATGGAAAGGCGCTCCAGGCCATATTTCTGAGCGAACATCTGTGCAACTGGAGCAAGTTGAAGTGAAACGCATgaagataaatataaaaatattagacATGTAATTGACAGAAAGCCCTACTGGTGGTCTTCCCAGATTTAGGCGGGCCAATGATGGCTATTTTAACAGGGAGAGGTGGGCTCGGCCTGGGCTGCTTCAGGTACTTCAAGGGATTGAGCTGGAATGTGTTGCGATTCTCCTTGGATGCGAAAAAGTAGACGTACTGATGGAATATCAGGGGGAATGTCGTATTAAGAGGCCACTGCAGAGGCTGGATTAGGTCTGGCTCCTCATATTGCTGCAAAGGACGATAAATAAAATGGGACAACATCAAgcgctctctgctgcaggtgcacTTTGCTCCACCGCTGGTTTGCTCCTGAGGACCGGGCCATTCAATGGCCGCCTACCTTCACAGGATCCCAGCAGCCAAACGCACCGTGGAGCTTGAAGGAGGAGGCCAGCAGCTTCCGCGCCAGGCCGCAGGGGACAGGCTGGCACCTCTGGAAGAGCGACGCCCGGTTGCTCAGCAGAGGCTGGATTTTCCGCAGCAGCTGGTAGCGAGCGATCCGCGGCTTGCGCGACGCATTGATCGACACCTTGGGGACGTCTTGCTCCGTCAGGAGGTCCTGATCACAAGGAGGCACGGGGCGGAGCATGAGGAAACCACAGCGGGCACAAAAAGGGAGAGGAGAAACGCTTGGCGGGTCACTACCGTCAGCGCTCCGAGGTTGCTCTCATCGGTCACAAAGCGGTCCCCtatctccatctccagcctgtctgtcgccgcgtcctccgtctcctccttctcaacgtcttccttctcctcttctaGGGAAAACTCCTGCTCCAGCATGGCCTCGATGTCACCGTCTGCGTCGTCAGCGTCCTCATCCTCTTTGGcgtcttcttcatcttcatgcTCAAATAAGCAATAGAAGAAGATGGTTAATGAGCGAAGAAGAGGGAACGGCACCTTTGATTAGGAATTTGCTCACCTTGGTCTTGGTTGTAGCGTTTCTTTCTGCTAAGAGTTCAGCTTTTCTCTtaagaatgtttttttcctgcatgAACACATTTAGCATCAGCTCTTCACAGCTAATTGTTTTCAACGTAAAACAGGAGTTCTACCCAGGCGCTCACCCTGTTCTTCCTTCGTAGATCTTGAAGGAGGTCCAGCTGTGCCTTATGGTGGCTGCGGCGCTCATGCCACTTCTGCAGGTATTTCGGCAGGAGGCGCTTGTGAACGTCCGTGACGTCCACTTCTAGGACTATGAAAACGTCAGGGAGAAGCCGCTGCTGCAACATGTAGTGCACCTCATCAGGATGGTGTGGGAAGCCCTCCAGAATAAAACCCGTGGACCTGGGGGCGATGACAAGATAGAGTGTGGGAGCACAAATACGAAGCTTCTGTCTAAAATGAGTTAAGATGATAATAAACAATATTGTTTCATTCAACTTTGAGGCAAATAGAAATGACTGTTTGAGGGTTCAGCTACATGAAGGGCTCCTGAAACCAGTATGgagcaacatgttttctcagGATCTCTGGACTCAGGGGTTCTCCATCAGACAGGTAGGCAGTAATGGCCATTTCTTCATCACTtagctccacttcctgttttagacACGACATATTATAATTTACTCATGGCAGCATTATACACAGAAAATGCTAAATGTGACCTTGTGATCGCCCACTTTGTTCGAAGCAGCCTCTGTTTCTTCCCCGTTCCCCATGGCTTCTTGAATGAGTGCCTCCAAGTCGTCGTGCTCCTCGTCTGGGGCCTCGTCAGCATAAGGCACCCTCCTCCTTGTCCTGGCCATGATGAGCATTTGGAGCTGCTCCCTGAGCTGAATGTGGAAGAGGCCAAGCTGCTTCGCCAGCCACTCGCCGTGGGTGGTTTTGCCTGACCCGCGAGGGCCGAGCAGTAGAATACGCAGCGCAGGAGGCTTAAAATGAAAAGGAAGACACATGTTACAATGCAGATTATTATTCTAGGTTTATGTCTTTGATTTTGTCTTATACCTTGAGAGGCTCACTCTGTGCCACAAACTGTGCTGGGTTTTGAATGAAGGCGTCTCTGGCGTCCAAGCTGGAGAAATAGAAGGTCTTGTCTCGATACGTGGCTGCGACTGTGTCGGTACAGGGCCACAGGGCATTATGTGTTTTCAGGACAACGGGGCAGAAATGACAGGTATCGCCCAACACTCTCCTGGGTCTGTCGTCGCCCTGGTTACATTGAGCAGACTAAATACCTGGGGTTCGGTGACATTCCTAATGCTGGTGTATTAAAGTGCAAGTTGACTcacttcattctcctcctcgtctgcatcGTTCTCACCGCCGCCGTCCTCAGCTCTCTCAAGCCCTGCCAAGGCCTCAaaatcctctgcctcctcgtcCAAGTCCACAGATGACAGCTCCCAGGACACGTACTGAAACGCTTCTGAGGATTACGCACGTCAGACAGAGACAGGTTGGAATTTTATTTATCCGGTTGGACTTTCTTGGCTGCGTTCACTCTTATAACACACTGTTATAAGTGCAGTCACACTCACTCTCCATCTCACAGACAATGTCTTGAAGCAGGTCTTCAGGTGCTTTTCCTCCAATCTCCATCACTGAGTGTTTGATAGTTAGAGCCGGCTGCATTTGCTGCCATTCAGATATGAACTGATGCAGTTGCAGCCTGTAATGATTCATTTCCGGGCCGTCTGGATAACCCAGCTTCCAAACATCAGGTAAAAACACAGCTTGAGGAACAGACAAGGAAAGAGAACCGAGATTTAATGTTTGCATAACACATTATATAGAGTCTTTCACATACATTTAGTTTGTAATGACTGAAACGCTCACCTTCCTTTTCAGATGTGTTCAGATGTGCAGCGGCAGTGACATCAGGTTGCTCAGAGTTTTTCACTAAGACGAAATAATATGGTAAAATCTAGATGCTCACGGAGGGATCTGAGCGTAAACTATGGCTGTTACACAGATTTATCGTTCATACCCTCGGCCTCTTCCACAACTGTGTCCAGATTTGAGTGCGTCTCTGAATCCTCCACGTTTTGGTTACTGTGATGAATGGAAACAAGGCAGTGAACAGAAGTgctgcacataaacaaaccCCCTCAGATACACAGGACTTACAAGGCCTGCTTCTCCATCTCATACTGCTCCTCCTGGAGCCTCTTCCTCACTGCGTCATCCACACTCTCCCTGTTCCGCTCATACAGTCTCTTTAAAACTGTGGACACAACGCAGTGCATCACTGCAGGACGCCTGActcaaaatggaaaaataaataactgaacAACAGTTTGGACATCTGCACCCATTACCTTGATTTCCATTACTGTCGCTGAGGCAGAAGAGGATGTCCGGTAAGGCATCCGCTTGGTTCAACGCGTCCATTTGCGAGAAGTTGATGGGAAAGTTGTCGAGCACCCAGCCAGGCCTGCCTTTCTCATCAGCGTCCGTCTTTTCAGTCTGCAACATCAACCTTGTGTTTTTACTACATTTATAAAGAAGCTCAATAGTAAAAGTTATGTTTTATATGATGTACTTTTATATGGTTCTCCAGTGCCTCTATGTACAAGCTGAGGGGACATGTGCTCTGTTGTTTGGCTTCGTCCAGGGCACTGAGCACCATGGCTTTCACCTGTGGGTGGTCCTCTGAGGAGACGAATCATTAGGATGCTGTAGTGGCTAAAGCTGCGAGAGCTTTGGTCTTAGAGTATTTTAACATCTTACCTTCTACGCCGCTGGATACATCTAATAGAGAAAGTACAAGAAGATTTATTAAATCAACACTATGAGGCGCATGTTCACACATTTCAGTAAACAATATGAACCAcatgtgtgttacagtaatgTGATACTTTATTTAActatacatatatcataaatgTGACTACACCCGTGTGTAGAACCTGCCTGGGTTCTGTCTCCCAATCGACTCCATCCTGATTTTCTCAATAGCCACCTGTGTTGTCTCCACTTTGATTTGCTCAAGCCTCTCCGGTTGAAACGTGGCCAGAACGGGCTTCACCAGTTCCTCCATGTCCAGCACCACTGCGTTGTAGTGCTGAGCCAGAAGCTTGCACAGAGTACTCTTTCCTGCCTGAGGAGGCCCTATAATGGAAACCCTGCATGGCGGCCTTGGCATTGGAGGGAGCAGGTAGCGTCTGGGGTTCGTCACGAATTTCTGGTAGGCCTCTTGCGATGAAAGGAAGTAGAGTTTATCCTGGAAGCTGTAAAAGAATAGTCTCATTTTGGTATTTTTCACTTAGTCTCACCATGAACTGCAGGGATGTACACTCACCCCACACAAAATCTAGGCTGGCCCTGAATGACCCTGCCTTCCTTCAGAGCAACAGGACAGGTTTGGCCCCAGCGGCTCCTTCTCCATCTGAAGCCTGGGGCCACCACCCTGGTGGAGCACATCATTCTCACTAGTTCCTCCTGAAAATTAAAGTGAAGTCAGGATTAAAGAACATCtagttaaattattaaaacctAAATGCACGCAACTATTTACATCATATATAACTACTAATGGCAGACCGAGTCAATGTCTTCAGGCAGTTCTTCATCGTCAGCTTGGTGAAGGAGGATGGGAATGGAGACCCGTTTTATTGCCATGGATCCGAGACGGGACATCACAGACTTGAGACACAACAATCAATTAAAACAATGTCAGGCCACAAAAAAAGATAGTTGATCATAAACATTATTGTCCTTAACACAGGTTACCAAGAGCAGCTCATCAGGTGTGTTGTTTCCATCTAGCTCCAGAAGGTACAGAGGGTTGTGTTCTGTCATGTAGTCCTGAAGgagcatttaaaaatgtttattagcTGTGACGGTACCACAGGTGTAAGTAATCTGATATGATATCAACTTACTTCCAGGGGTCTGAGCATGGTGTCTCTGTACATGTTGATTCTGAGCAAAGCGTTGCTGGACAAATTCTCTGGCGTCCACACCGTCTGGTCAGGAAGCTCCTCTTCAGGAGGCTGCAGGCCAAATCCTGCATCGTTACTATGACAGAATGTCATGGACGCGGCCTTTTCAAAGCGTGTGAATCGTACCTGTTCCTCGTCaagctccacctcctcatcgGCGTTCTCCCCCTTTATGTCGAGAATCTGCTCCCGATTTACCAGATCTCTGTTGAACAGCTCCCCCGTCTCTGAGCTCTGCCTCAGACCAGACAGCCTCTGGGTCAAATCCTCGTCTGCGCACTGGGGGTGGTTCACATTACATTAAAACCACAgagttaattaaaaaataaattaatcttTGCTAAAACTAAAATAACACACAATGCACAACTCTAAACAAATTAAGATGATAAATGATGCCAACCTTAATATTAATGATGAAATCAGGTGTTAGCCTAAAGTTTTTTATTAGCTCAATCTGCTCTCGAATCTTCAGGCATTCTTCCGACATGAACGGCAGACAGCTCAGCACGTACCCTGtattaaatcaaattacatgcaagGTTGTAGGGTCACTTTAAGCGCTCTCATTGCTGTTCATGTATGCGATATGAATGCTGACAGCGTGGGTTACCGTAGTGTTCCACATCTGGGGCGTTAAGCCTGTCAAGAATAAGCTGCAGCACCATGTCCTCTGGCAGAGTCTTCCCCTCAGATAAGATCTCTAAGATCTGACACAGTCACATGTAGTCATAATGTCCATGAAGAACATGTGACATCCCATACAACATGATACAGACTCACCTCTGCGCcttgtttggttttattgtttaggtgTCTGTTGAGCAGATCTGAATCTGAGATATCGTGAAACAGACGAGAAATGTCTGAACTGATCTAAAGTCAATACATGTCATCATGCtacaaagaataaaaatatatacttaACCATCAATTAAAATACACCCCCAGGTCTCTGCGACTTTTCTGGCCAAGGTGGATTTGCCCACTCCctgtcacacaaacaggaacacaGCTTACATGGAGCCACTGAGGTCCCGTGTGGTGAAAAGTGAGTGTTGTGTATATAACTTTCATTACCGGTCGTCCAACTATGAGGAAGCAGGTGGGTTTAGCGATCAGACTCTCCCTCTCAGCTTCGTCTTCCAGTAGGTTGTCCACATAACGATCCATGGCCGCCAACGTGATCCACTACATATAAAAGTTCCTTTATTGTCCATTAAATTTCAAAAGGTGTTTATTAAATGTAGCAACTCTTACCAATTTAAACTGTCTCCACTTTTTTGGGTTAATAGCCAATTAAAAGTATAAGCGCTAACTGCGATGACAAACTTAACGTAACTGGCGTCATAAGTTGCACTTGTTTCCATAGCAACCGACAAACTAAAGCTATTCAGCTTTCCAAACTGGAACCACTTAATTTCCGCCTGATCTTTGAGCCTTGCTGTGACATAAATGTTGTTTGTCGTAAACACCTACACAATAATAAAGGATtgtaaaaagcaaaaagtactaaagttgtttttttttttttttaatttactaatCGCATTCTCTCTTTTGGCCTCTGCGCCGCGCCGTATCAGCTGACCCGTCTTCTGCTCAAGTTATCATGACTGTCACCTGACTAAAACAagttcatgttacatgttattTGATGCTAGCCGGTGAATCTTGAACAGGGTAAAAGTCACAGTTAATGTATTAAAATCGCCAAAAAGAGTTGAAACTGCAAGAAATGACGCACGTTATAGCTACAGAGAATGATTTGTCGTTATtgcagctagctagctaggtAGCTAGCTAGCTACATTAATGGTGAGTATCATGAGCTTGCAATGCACCTTTATCTCAACTAATATCTACCTTGTCTATATCGAGTTTCATGATATTATTTGGCGgatttgtcttttattgcaGCTCTTCTGTTGAGTTCCTTCGGCTGTGAATATTTTGGAAATACTGGAATTGAAATGCCTCGGGCAGCGTCTATCATCAGTGGAATCCAGCGGATGGTTCTGTATGAAACCAGAGCTGTAAGTCTGACGTGCTCTTTCTGCTGCTATTATCATTCCCTCAACATAACTTTGTCGCTTATAAACGTTCTGTTgtagagtttgcatgttctccttgtGTCGTTGTCGGTCTCTCTCTGTGTGCTCAAGcttccacagtccaaagacacgCAGTTAGCCTAATTGGAGCCTTAATTGTCTGTAGGTGTTAGTGTGAATGCTTTGCCTGTCGTCCACCTGTCCAGCGTGTTTCCTATCACCCTCTCAACCCTTAAGACGATAAGCAGTTCAGATAATGGATGGTCAGCAAACGCTAGATGGCAGCAAAAGAGTGTTTTTGGCTGATATCCACTGTATTTTCCATTTCCAATTGCAGTCTTTTTCTAATTAAACCCTGGCTGTACCGTATTATTGTCACCTAATAGGATGGTACATACCACTGCCACAATGTTAAATTCCCcagtggttttaatgttgtgaCTGACAGCAGTCAGGACGTTCATTGCAGCTTTCTATATAGACACACATGCCCATGTTAAAAAGAATCATGTAAAGCAaattgtgtttaatgtgtctTTGTACTGTAACCATCTGATGTGAATGTATATGTGTAGTCTGTGTGTTATACTGACCAGTGGATACAGAGCTCAGTGGGATACTGAATGGAACAGTACAATATGGATGTTATTGTTTCAGACTGTGCTGATAAAAGGTGTTGCGTTTTACGCTTTTTTAGCCATCTTCACTCACAAGGCAAGTTTTTGCGACAAATAGAATGTCAAGCATGTCTTCTCCTCATGCGTATTATGAAATTTAGGCGCCAGGTTTCCCAAATCAAGTGTATAGTATATTCTTCTATTATTCTTGGATTACACATGTGTGATTCCGGTCTTGTGATACATTAATTTCTGGGGGAACAAAGGTGTGAAGAAAGTGTGACTCTAACACACTGACTGTCCTCTCGTGGTAACAGAACGTCTGTGTTTGTTGAATTTTGAAGTCGGGTTTCCTCCAGGACAcattatcctcctcctctctcaaaGTGTGAGACCAGGTCCAAACTTAATGTCAGTAACAAGAAAGCTGCTTGTTTTGAGTGCGGACGAATTAATCACACATCTAATGTGACTGCCTGTCttcagaaaaataa harbors:
- the ak9 gene encoding adenylate kinase 9 — encoded protein: MDRYVDNLLEDEAERESLIAKPTCFLIVGRPGVGKSTLARKVAETWGCILIDDSDLLNRHLNNKTKQGAEILEILSEGKTLPEDMVLQLILDRLNAPDVEHYGYVLSCLPFMSEECLKIREQIELIKNFRLTPDFIINIKCADEDLTQRLSGLRQSSETGELFNRDLVNREQILDIKGENADEEVELDEEQPPEEELPDQTVWTPENLSSNALLRINMYRDTMLRPLEDYMTEHNPLYLLELDGNNTPDELLLSVMSRLGSMAIKRVSIPILLHQADDEELPEDIDSEELVRMMCSTRVVAPGFRWRRSRWGQTCPVALKEGRVIQGQPRFCVGFQDKLYFLSSQEAYQKFVTNPRRYLLPPMPRPPCRVSIIGPPQAGKSTLCKLLAQHYNAVVLDMEELVKPVLATFQPERLEQIKVETTQVAIEKIRMESIGRQNPDVSSGVEEDHPQVKAMVLSALDEAKQQSTCPLSLYIEALENHIKQTEKTDADEKGRPGWVLDNFPINFSQMDALNQADALPDILFCLSDSNGNQVLKRLYERNRESVDDAVRKRLQEEQYEMEKQAFNQNVEDSETHSNLDTVVEEAEVKNSEQPDVTAAAHLNTSEKEAVFLPDVWKLGYPDGPEMNHYRLQLHQFISEWQQMQPALTIKHSVMEIGGKAPEDLLQDIVCEMEKAFQYVSWELSSVDLDEEAEDFEALAGLERAEDGGGENDADEEENEGDDRPRRVLGDTCHFCPVVLKTHNALWPCTDTVAATYRDKTFYFSSLDARDAFIQNPAQFVAQSEPLKPPALRILLLGPRGSGKTTHGEWLAKQLGLFHIQLREQLQMLIMARTRRRVPYADEAPDEEHDDLEALIQEAMGNGEETEAASNKEVELSDEEMAITAYLSDGEPLSPEILRKHVAPYWFQEPFMSTGFILEGFPHHPDEVHYMLQQRLLPDVFIVLEVDVTDVHKRLLPKYLQKWHERRSHHKAQLDLLQDLRRKNREKNILKRKAELLAERNATTKTKHEDEEDAKEDEDADDADGDIEAMLEQEFSLEEEKEDVEKEETEDAATDRLEMEIGDRFVTDESNLGALTDLLTEQDVPKVSINASRKPRIARYQLLRKIQPLLSNRASLFQRCQPVPCGLARKLLASSFKLHGAFGCWDPVKQYEEPDLIQPLQWPLNTTFPLIFHQYVYFFASKENRNTFQLNPLKYLKQPRPSPPLPVKIAIIGPPKSGKTTIAQMFAQKYGLERLSIGRAVRTVLNTRERTHLVAQVKGHLAQGLLLPDEMALRCLEVAIMSSTCSTKGYVLDGFPMTLKQAQMMGALSIIPMIVVELELDTVEVLKRGLVDKMNPNKLHVMHDSSEILHLRNSCYKEEAEHVRTHFQQQYQNWILLDGLKCKWWLWNSILKEVSVSMKYIHAYLEGIGKKQAACINRLCITPKELQVRLGEFGHYCPVCLALHQHLMDSSDIPSLAHAAEYRGKYYKMCSEEHLQTFLADADKFVDPGCPHALPQPHLLPRKLTEIQVKNRFPQQVELKGFCPVTYMDGKQRYECLVRGRMEYAVEYRERIYVCETKQKQDKFLRVPETYWDQKLPRKVPPLCEPVLLSSLPTLGYLEQGVAVSVIKAMTAVGCLKPKYPFLSIERSTLLYVAFYLKAFNHKSSDFSRQKYKKKLALFEENCALITYLSSTMRGNYKPPSARPIDFEFKLNRFLALGDVPGAIGLL